From a single Bacillus sp. NEB1478 genomic region:
- a CDS encoding ABC-F family ATP-binding cassette domain-containing protein, which produces MSILTVKDLSHGFGDRAIFNNVSFRLLKGEHIGLIGANGEGKSTFMNIITGKLKPDEGKVEWAKKVRVGYLDQHTVLEKGMTIRDVLKSAFQYLLDMENEMNSMYEKMGEATPEELEKLLEDVGVLQDTLTNNDFYVIDAKVEEIARGLGLEDIGLDRDVHDLSGGQRTKVLLAKLLLEKPEILLLDEPTNYLDEQHIEWLKRYLQEYENAFILISHDIPFLNSVINLIYHMENQELNRYVGDYDHFKSVHEMKKSQLESAYKRQQQEIAGLKDFVARNKARVSTRNMAMSRQKKLDKMDVIELAREKPKPEFNFKEARTPSKLIFETKDLIIGYDEPLSRPLNLRMERGQKIALVGANGIGKTTLLRSLLGEINPVSGTVDRGENLEIGYFEQEIKKANHNTCIEEIWSEFPGFSHHEVRAALAKCGLTTKHIESKVEVLSGGEKAKVRLCKLINHENNVLVLDEPTNHLDVEAKEELKRALRAFKGSVLLISHEPEFYQEVANEVWNCEKWTTKVF; this is translated from the coding sequence ATGAGTATTTTAACTGTAAAAGATTTGAGTCACGGTTTTGGCGACCGGGCAATTTTTAACAATGTTTCATTCCGTCTTTTAAAAGGTGAACATATCGGTTTAATCGGTGCAAATGGTGAAGGAAAATCAACCTTCATGAACATTATCACAGGCAAGCTTAAGCCTGATGAAGGAAAAGTCGAATGGGCGAAGAAAGTGCGTGTCGGCTATCTCGATCAGCACACCGTTTTAGAAAAAGGGATGACAATCCGCGACGTACTAAAAAGTGCTTTTCAATATTTGCTCGACATGGAAAATGAAATGAACAGCATGTACGAAAAAATGGGAGAAGCCACTCCTGAAGAACTTGAAAAACTTCTTGAAGATGTTGGGGTACTTCAGGATACGTTAACGAATAACGATTTTTACGTAATTGATGCTAAAGTTGAAGAAATCGCCCGTGGTTTAGGTCTTGAAGACATCGGACTGGATCGTGACGTTCATGACTTGAGCGGCGGCCAGCGTACAAAAGTCTTATTAGCAAAACTACTACTGGAAAAACCAGAAATTCTTTTGCTGGATGAGCCGACAAACTACCTGGACGAACAGCACATCGAATGGCTGAAGCGCTACTTGCAGGAATACGAAAATGCTTTTATTTTGATCTCGCATGATATTCCATTCCTAAACAGTGTTATCAATTTGATCTATCACATGGAGAATCAGGAATTGAATCGTTATGTAGGTGACTATGATCACTTCAAATCGGTTCATGAGATGAAAAAGTCCCAGCTGGAATCAGCTTATAAACGCCAGCAGCAGGAAATTGCCGGTCTAAAAGATTTCGTTGCGCGTAACAAAGCTCGTGTTTCCACACGAAACATGGCGATGTCCCGCCAGAAAAAACTCGATAAAATGGACGTTATTGAACTGGCTCGTGAAAAGCCGAAGCCGGAATTCAATTTCAAAGAAGCACGCACACCAAGCAAGCTGATTTTTGAAACGAAGGACCTTATCATCGGATATGATGAGCCATTGTCACGCCCGCTTAACTTGCGTATGGAACGCGGACAAAAAATCGCTTTAGTCGGTGCGAACGGTATTGGTAAAACAACATTGCTGCGCAGTCTTCTAGGTGAGATCAATCCTGTCTCAGGTACAGTTGACCGCGGTGAAAACCTGGAAATCGGTTATTTCGAGCAGGAAATTAAGAAGGCGAACCACAACACATGTATCGAAGAGATCTGGAGCGAGTTTCCCGGCTTCTCTCATCATGAAGTGCGTGCGGCACTTGCAAAATGCGGATTGACGACAAAACATATCGAGAGCAAAGTGGAAGTATTGAGCGGTGGCGAAAAAGCGAAAGTCCGTTTATGTAAACTGATCAACCACGAAAATAACGTACTCGTACTCGATGAGCCGACAAACCACTTAGACGTTGAGGCGAAAGAAGAATTGAAGCGCGCATTGAGAGCTTTCAAAGGCAGCGTTCTATTGATCTCCCATGAACCTGAATTCTATCAAGAAGTTGCCAATGAAGTTTGGAATTGCGAAAAATGGACAACAAAAGTATTTTAA
- a CDS encoding 5-formyltetrahydrofolate cyclo-ligase, whose amino-acid sequence MNKKDEIRNQVWNKLSQEKLGRFPFPLVNRIPNFKGAEAAARYITEMEQYKRANVIKVNPDSPQLPLRTQILKDGKMLLVPTPRLKKGFIQVKPEWVPKGEERKAASLSSIMKYGRVLPLSQMPEIDLIVVGSVAIHPDGRRLGKGEGYADREYAIIRELGNNEVPIITSIQSAQLVEEDIPVDVYDLTVDWIATEKGLIKTNSPYPKPTGIVWSEVSKEDMEAMPVLKEIKEWISKQLVTKPVKVL is encoded by the coding sequence ATGAACAAAAAAGATGAAATCCGAAATCAAGTGTGGAACAAACTTTCACAAGAAAAACTGGGACGGTTTCCGTTTCCGCTCGTAAATCGAATTCCTAACTTTAAAGGAGCCGAGGCCGCAGCAAGATACATAACAGAAATGGAGCAATACAAAAGGGCAAACGTAATAAAAGTGAACCCAGATTCTCCTCAGCTGCCGCTCCGTACACAGATTTTAAAAGATGGAAAAATGCTGCTAGTTCCTACACCAAGGCTGAAAAAGGGGTTCATTCAGGTTAAACCGGAGTGGGTTCCAAAAGGTGAAGAAAGAAAAGCGGCTAGTCTTTCGAGCATCATGAAATATGGAAGGGTTCTTCCTTTGTCGCAAATGCCTGAAATTGACCTGATTGTAGTCGGTTCAGTTGCCATTCATCCTGATGGCAGGAGGTTAGGAAAAGGGGAAGGATATGCGGATCGGGAATATGCGATCATCAGGGAACTTGGCAATAATGAGGTTCCGATTATCACTTCGATACAAAGTGCACAGCTTGTAGAAGAGGATATCCCTGTTGATGTGTATGATTTGACGGTTGATTGGATTGCAACGGAAAAAGGGTTGATTAAAACAAATTCACCATACCCGAAACCAACAGGGATTGTGTGGAGTGAAGTGAGTAAAGAAGATATGGAAGCAATGCCAGTTTTAAAAGAAATCAAAGAGTGGATCTCAAAGCAGCTAGTAACTAAGCCAGTGAAGGTTCTCTAA
- the putP gene encoding sodium/proline symporter PutP — translation MQIGVIISLVIYMAGMLYIGYWAYKKTSDLSDYMLGGRGLGPAVTALSAGASDMSGWMMMGIPGAMFTDGVSSIWISVGLTIGAFLNYILVAPRLRTYTEVADDSITIPDYLENRFNDTKKILRIVSGLVIIIFFTLYSSAGLVSGGKLFESAFGLDYMTGMILTGAVVVAYTLFGGFLAVSWTDFVQGCIMFIALVLVPIVAFTDVGDTQTVLDTVRGVDPSLLDPTKGLTLLGLLSLLAWGLGYFGQPHIIVRFMAITSVKDIKTARRIGMSWMIISLIGASLTGLIGVAWFAKAGRKLADPETVFIEFANLLFHPLITGFLLAAILAAIMSTISSQLLVTSSSVTEDFYKQFLKKDATQKELVLIGRISVLTVAVVATLLSLNPNDTILSLVGYAWAGFGSAFGPLILLSLFWKRMTKWGALAGIIVGAVTVLAWVQFPDLKEQVYEMIPGFFFSLIAIIVVSFITKDPSTKVQDQFEDMEDTLKENS, via the coding sequence ATGCAAATAGGAGTAATCATTTCTTTAGTTATTTACATGGCCGGTATGCTTTATATCGGTTACTGGGCATATAAGAAAACATCGGATCTATCCGATTATATGCTCGGAGGAAGAGGACTGGGTCCCGCTGTTACAGCATTATCTGCTGGCGCATCCGATATGAGCGGATGGATGATGATGGGGATACCAGGTGCGATGTTTACAGATGGCGTAAGCAGTATTTGGATTTCTGTCGGTTTGACGATCGGTGCATTTCTGAATTACATTCTTGTTGCACCTCGGCTTCGTACCTATACGGAAGTTGCGGATGATTCAATTACGATTCCGGATTATCTAGAAAATCGTTTTAACGATACAAAGAAAATTTTACGTATTGTTTCAGGACTTGTTATTATTATTTTCTTTACGCTTTATTCCTCCGCTGGTCTAGTATCTGGAGGAAAGCTATTTGAAAGTGCGTTCGGCTTAGACTACATGACAGGTATGATTTTAACTGGTGCCGTAGTTGTTGCCTACACGCTATTTGGGGGATTCCTTGCAGTAAGCTGGACTGACTTTGTGCAAGGTTGTATTATGTTCATTGCTCTTGTTCTAGTACCTATCGTGGCATTTACAGATGTTGGCGACACACAAACGGTATTAGATACAGTGCGCGGAGTAGATCCATCATTGCTTGATCCAACAAAAGGATTAACATTACTCGGACTTTTATCGTTACTAGCTTGGGGATTAGGTTACTTTGGCCAGCCGCACATTATTGTTCGTTTTATGGCCATCACATCTGTAAAAGATATCAAAACAGCTAGAAGAATCGGTATGAGCTGGATGATTATCTCGCTTATCGGTGCATCATTAACTGGTTTAATTGGTGTAGCATGGTTCGCGAAAGCTGGTCGAAAACTTGCTGACCCTGAAACGGTGTTTATCGAGTTTGCTAACTTGCTGTTCCATCCATTGATTACAGGGTTCTTGCTTGCCGCGATTTTAGCAGCCATCATGAGTACAATTTCTTCGCAGCTGCTCGTAACTTCTTCATCTGTTACGGAAGATTTTTATAAGCAGTTCTTGAAAAAAGACGCTACACAAAAGGAACTCGTTCTTATTGGGAGAATATCAGTACTAACTGTTGCGGTTGTTGCAACATTACTATCGCTAAACCCTAATGATACGATTCTTAGTCTTGTAGGTTATGCTTGGGCAGGATTTGGTTCAGCATTCGGGCCTCTTATCTTGCTGAGTCTTTTCTGGAAACGCATGACAAAATGGGGCGCGTTAGCTGGTATCATTGTAGGTGCCGTTACGGTATTAGCTTGGGTCCAGTTCCCTGACTTGAAAGAACAAGTTTACGAAATGATTCCAGGTTTCTTCTTTAGTTTAATTGCGATCATAGTTGTAAGCTTCATAACAAAAGATCCTTCTACAAAAGTACAAGATCAATTCGAAGACATGGAAGATACTTTAAAAGAAAACTCATAA
- a CDS encoding DUF2269 family protein, with product MTLYGTVVLIHVIAAIIGLGASFAMPVVTKFAKTKSQAQFALDLNAKIETLPKIGSLALLFTGLILGYMNTALFTEVWYITSLVIYVVAQVLVIGIIPKKQKQMSEILVGHDGDDLPDDYRMIDKQTDPYIYLLHSLAVVIIILMVVKPF from the coding sequence ATGACACTTTACGGCACTGTTGTTTTAATTCATGTGATCGCAGCTATTATAGGACTTGGTGCGAGCTTTGCGATGCCTGTTGTTACTAAGTTTGCAAAAACAAAAAGCCAGGCTCAATTCGCACTTGATCTAAACGCAAAAATTGAAACACTTCCGAAAATCGGAAGCCTAGCCTTACTTTTTACAGGACTTATTTTAGGATATATGAACACCGCATTATTTACTGAGGTTTGGTATATAACCTCACTTGTCATATACGTTGTGGCACAAGTTCTCGTTATTGGAATCATCCCGAAAAAGCAAAAGCAGATGAGTGAGATCCTCGTTGGTCACGATGGCGATGACTTGCCGGATGATTACAGAATGATTGATAAGCAGACAGACCCTTACATCTATCTTTTACACAGTTTGGCCGTCGTAATAATTATATTAATGGTTGTTAAACCGTTTTAA
- the qoxA gene encoding cytochrome aa3 quinol oxidase subunit II produces MMQRLKPFLTFGLMLAVVMLSGCSDMVVLDPKGPVGQQQKELIMYSIGFMAFILVVVYALFTFIVYKYRDHKNHKGYDPDNEGSHLLETIWWIIPIIIIIALAIPTIKLNYSLEEAPIAAKEKADSKKEPLVIHATAVDWKWIFTYPEQGIETVNYIHIPEDRPILFKLTSADSMASFWVPQLGGQKYAMAGMETKLYLLADEQGTYEGRNSNFTGEGFTNQTFDVKSVSESAFDKWATETKNKAPKLTKDQYDKLLLPGHTKQMTFSSTHLGWVNHAEIQDYALKTRERLGYEPKVPHSREAKEQKKKLEESESHE; encoded by the coding sequence GTGATGCAACGGTTAAAGCCGTTTTTGACATTCGGGTTGATGCTTGCTGTAGTTATGCTTAGCGGCTGCAGCGATATGGTAGTTCTAGATCCTAAAGGACCTGTGGGTCAACAACAGAAAGAACTGATCATGTATTCGATTGGATTCATGGCATTCATTCTAGTTGTTGTATATGCATTGTTTACTTTTATTGTTTATAAATACCGCGACCACAAAAATCATAAAGGCTATGATCCAGATAATGAAGGAAGTCATTTGCTTGAAACGATCTGGTGGATCATTCCGATTATTATTATAATTGCACTCGCAATTCCAACGATAAAATTAAATTATTCTTTAGAAGAGGCTCCGATTGCTGCTAAAGAAAAGGCTGACTCGAAAAAGGAACCTTTAGTGATTCACGCGACAGCTGTAGATTGGAAATGGATTTTTACCTATCCGGAGCAAGGGATTGAAACAGTTAACTACATTCACATCCCAGAAGATCGTCCTATTTTATTTAAATTAACTTCGGCTGACTCTATGGCATCGTTTTGGGTCCCTCAATTAGGGGGTCAAAAGTATGCGATGGCAGGTATGGAAACGAAGTTATATCTACTAGCGGATGAACAGGGAACGTATGAAGGAAGAAACTCTAACTTTACGGGGGAAGGGTTCACAAACCAAACATTTGATGTGAAATCCGTATCAGAAAGCGCTTTCGATAAATGGGCAACAGAAACAAAAAATAAAGCTCCGAAGTTAACGAAAGATCAGTATGATAAATTGTTGCTTCCGGGCCATACAAAACAAATGACGTTTTCTTCAACTCATTTAGGTTGGGTTAACCATGCCGAAATACAAGATTATGCTTTAAAAACACGTGAACGATTAGGCTATGAGCCAAAAGTTCCTCACTCTAGAGAAGCTAAAGAACAAAAAAAGAAGCTTGAAGAGTCAGAGTCTCATGAATAA
- a CDS encoding DJ-1/PfpI family protein: MKKVLMFVYDSFAEFEVSILITCLSGKKTNIDLFTCSDKAAGETVTSTGRMKVMPDLTLDEVNPEDYCALIIPGGSPFTLFENKKVISMVRSFFDQNILIGAICGGPGLLGAAGIFEHVQYTASLTKDDMEYLHVLNWENKRDELLVVDQNVVTATGSNYIQFAEEILRQLNIVPKTEEYPLQYFREPSLA; encoded by the coding sequence ATGAAAAAAGTTCTCATGTTTGTTTACGATTCTTTTGCTGAATTTGAAGTATCAATCTTAATCACTTGTTTAAGCGGTAAAAAAACTAATATTGATCTCTTTACTTGTTCGGATAAAGCAGCTGGAGAAACTGTGACATCTACAGGTAGAATGAAAGTTATGCCTGACCTGACCCTTGATGAAGTGAATCCAGAAGATTATTGTGCGCTCATTATTCCAGGCGGAAGCCCATTCACTCTTTTTGAGAATAAAAAAGTAATTTCCATGGTCCGATCTTTTTTTGATCAAAACATTTTAATCGGTGCTATTTGCGGCGGACCAGGATTACTTGGAGCTGCTGGCATTTTTGAGCATGTTCAGTACACTGCCTCTCTCACAAAAGACGATATGGAATATTTACATGTATTAAATTGGGAAAACAAGCGAGATGAATTACTCGTTGTCGATCAAAACGTCGTAACGGCAACAGGATCGAACTATATCCAATTTGCTGAAGAAATTTTACGCCAGTTGAATATCGTCCCAAAAACTGAAGAATATCCACTTCAATATTTTAGAGAACCTTCACTGGCTTAG
- a CDS encoding nuclease-related domain-containing protein yields MIKKQRTKSLKLLKLEVILNRLLLNHPSMHDIRNEYSKSHTGHIGEESLDFHLSELQHDVFDILHDLRLLRVSSKKYYFQIDCLLVHPQFCLLLEVKNMIGDLYFDHQFDQMIRTRNGVKETFSDPVIQVELQKEYFAKWLIQNKFSKIPLYTLVVITNPRSHISLSPLYEKAKAEKIVRGRVLASKIREFINTPSDIILEKKDMNRLSAKLFKQHEPNNSDLLSIYNIHPDDIQTGVICPYCGNLPMIRTYGNWFCSSCQKRSKTAHIQAIQDYSLLFDKNVKNKALRKFLHISSRNSMKKLLFSMGILPGGNTNSATYKLPLPK; encoded by the coding sequence TTGATAAAAAAACAACGAACAAAGTCTCTTAAATTGCTAAAACTTGAAGTAATTTTAAACCGATTACTGCTGAATCACCCGAGTATGCATGATATACGAAATGAATACTCTAAATCTCATACTGGCCATATTGGAGAAGAGTCACTAGATTTTCATTTATCCGAATTACAACATGATGTATTTGATATTCTGCATGATCTTCGCTTACTGAGAGTTTCTAGTAAAAAATATTATTTTCAAATCGATTGTTTGCTTGTTCACCCTCAATTTTGTTTGCTGCTGGAAGTAAAGAATATGATTGGTGATCTTTATTTCGATCATCAGTTTGATCAGATGATTAGAACAAGAAATGGTGTGAAAGAAACATTTTCCGATCCTGTAATTCAGGTTGAATTACAGAAAGAATATTTTGCAAAATGGCTCATACAAAACAAATTTTCAAAGATCCCTCTTTACACCCTCGTTGTGATTACAAATCCCAGGTCTCATATTTCATTATCACCGCTTTATGAAAAAGCAAAAGCTGAAAAAATTGTCAGAGGAAGAGTTTTAGCCTCTAAAATAAGGGAGTTCATCAACACACCCTCAGATATAATTTTAGAAAAAAAAGACATGAATCGGCTTTCTGCAAAACTGTTCAAACAACATGAACCTAATAATAGTGATTTGCTGAGCATTTACAACATTCATCCAGATGACATTCAGACAGGTGTTATTTGTCCTTATTGTGGAAATCTACCAATGATTCGCACTTATGGAAACTGGTTTTGCAGCTCTTGTCAAAAACGATCCAAAACTGCGCACATTCAAGCTATACAAGATTACTCCCTTTTATTTGATAAAAACGTTAAAAATAAAGCATTAAGAAAATTCCTGCACATATCTTCTAGAAACTCGATGAAAAAGCTCCTATTTTCGATGGGAATTCTCCCTGGAGGCAACACCAATTCCGCCACTTACAAGCTTCCGCTGCCAAAATAA
- a CDS encoding ABC-F family ATP-binding cassette domain-containing protein: protein MSILQAENLYKTYGEKTLFDEISFTIGEKQRIGLIGPNGTGKSSLLKAIAGFEPAEKGTISHANQFHIEYVAQEPVLDEELSVLEQIYYGDSLIMRTMRDYEQALLDLEADSANEKKLQRLMNCQQKMDETEAWEANTVAKTVLTKLGLRDFSRQVKHLSGGQKKRVAIAKALIQPADLLILDEPTNHLDNDTVEWLEAFLAGYKGSLLMVTHDRYFLNRVTNHIFEMDAGKLYVYEGNYETYLEKKAEREELAMQTEDKRQNTLRRELAWLRRGAKARTTKQKARIQRVEKLQDETGPAAKGSVEFAIGSQRLGKKVIEVEGLSKSLDGKLLLGGLDYLIVPGERLGIIGPNGSGKTTLLNMLAGRVKPDSGSIEIGETVKIGYYTQDHEELDGNLRMIDYVKETAQVISTVDGQSITAEQMLERFLFPRYMQYTYIRKLSGGEKRRLYLLKVLMEEPNVLFLDEPTNDLDIQTLSILEEYLEHFPGVVLTVSHDRYFLDRVVDHLLAFEGEGKVVRFQGSYSDYMDEKKERDELTAAAEKKEEQEAADSAAASPRKEKRKKLSYKEQQEWETIEERIMKLEEKKEQLEAEIAAAGSDFGRISELFAEQKKIEGELESAMERWEELSLLVEELNN, encoded by the coding sequence TTGAGTATTTTACAAGCTGAAAATTTATATAAAACGTATGGCGAAAAAACACTGTTTGATGAGATTTCTTTTACGATTGGAGAAAAACAAAGAATCGGTTTGATCGGACCTAACGGAACAGGGAAATCGTCGCTTCTAAAAGCAATCGCAGGCTTTGAACCGGCTGAAAAAGGAACGATTTCGCACGCGAACCAGTTTCATATTGAATATGTGGCGCAAGAGCCTGTGCTGGATGAAGAGCTGTCTGTTCTGGAGCAAATCTATTATGGTGATTCTCTTATCATGAGGACGATGAGAGATTATGAGCAAGCATTGCTTGATTTAGAAGCTGATTCTGCTAACGAGAAAAAACTGCAGCGATTAATGAACTGTCAGCAAAAAATGGATGAGACAGAAGCATGGGAAGCGAATACAGTGGCGAAAACAGTTTTGACTAAGCTCGGATTGCGCGATTTTTCTCGTCAAGTGAAGCATTTAAGCGGTGGCCAGAAAAAACGAGTGGCAATTGCGAAAGCACTCATTCAACCAGCAGATTTGCTCATTTTGGATGAGCCTACGAATCATTTGGATAATGATACTGTCGAATGGCTGGAAGCCTTTCTTGCTGGCTATAAAGGTTCCCTTTTAATGGTTACCCATGATCGATATTTCTTGAACCGCGTGACCAATCATATTTTTGAAATGGACGCCGGTAAGCTATATGTCTATGAAGGGAACTATGAAACGTATTTAGAAAAAAAGGCCGAGCGTGAAGAGCTGGCTATGCAAACTGAAGACAAACGTCAAAACACGCTGCGAAGGGAATTAGCCTGGCTGCGACGTGGTGCAAAAGCACGTACCACAAAACAAAAAGCGCGGATTCAGCGAGTAGAAAAATTACAGGATGAAACTGGTCCAGCTGCAAAAGGAAGCGTTGAGTTTGCGATTGGTTCACAGCGTCTTGGTAAAAAAGTAATCGAGGTGGAAGGACTGTCGAAGAGCCTTGATGGAAAGCTGCTTCTCGGTGGATTGGATTACTTGATCGTTCCTGGTGAAAGGCTTGGGATTATCGGTCCGAACGGCAGCGGAAAAACGACCCTATTAAATATGCTGGCTGGAAGAGTGAAGCCTGATTCGGGTTCGATTGAAATTGGTGAAACAGTCAAGATCGGCTACTACACACAAGATCATGAGGAACTGGACGGCAATCTTCGTATGATCGATTATGTTAAAGAAACCGCTCAAGTAATCAGTACAGTTGATGGGCAAAGCATTACTGCGGAGCAGATGCTCGAAAGATTTCTATTCCCGCGCTATATGCAATATACGTATATTCGCAAATTGTCTGGCGGAGAAAAGCGCCGTTTGTATTTACTGAAAGTGCTGATGGAAGAGCCAAACGTGCTGTTTCTGGATGAGCCGACGAATGATTTGGACATTCAGACCCTCAGTATTTTGGAAGAATATCTAGAACACTTCCCTGGCGTTGTTTTGACAGTTTCGCATGATCGGTACTTTTTGGATCGCGTGGTCGATCATTTGCTTGCCTTTGAGGGAGAAGGGAAAGTTGTTCGTTTTCAAGGCAGCTATTCCGACTATATGGATGAGAAAAAAGAGCGGGATGAACTGACTGCGGCTGCTGAAAAAAAGGAAGAACAGGAAGCAGCCGATTCTGCCGCGGCTTCACCGCGTAAAGAAAAGCGGAAAAAGCTATCTTATAAAGAGCAGCAAGAATGGGAAACGATTGAAGAACGCATCATGAAGCTGGAAGAAAAGAAAGAACAGCTTGAAGCAGAAATCGCTGCTGCAGGCAGTGATTTTGGACGGATCAGCGAACTGTTTGCTGAACAAAAGAAGATAGAAGGCGAGCTCGAATCAGCGATGGAACGCTGGGAAGAGCTGTCGCTGCTCGTCGAAGAACTGAATAACTAG
- a CDS encoding L-cystine transporter has translation MLILLSVLFYMQKKHVSFSKRVFTGLGLGILFGLVLQYGYGADSEVTSTSTDWFNLVGAGYVTFLKMIVMPLVFISILSAFTRLNMKGNVGKLSVLIIALLVGTTAVAAVVGIATASGFGLEAVQIDQGDAETARGEQLEGTFSQVKDVTLPQQVLSLLPANPFLDFTGARATSTIAVVIFAAFIGVAYLGVKSKQEEHAETFAKIVDAFYSVIMRVVTLVLRLTPYGILALMTKTVALSDMDAIVKLGKFVVASYVALLIMFAIHLLLLMLAGLSPVTYMKKAFPVLSFSFTSRTSAGALPLNIQTQKSMGVPDGIANFAGSFGLSIGQNGCAGIYPAMLAVMIAPTVGIDPLTPSFLLTLVLIVALSSFGVAGVGGGATFAAILVLSAMDLPIALAGLLISVEPLIDMGRTALNVSGAMTTGILTSKINKQLDSEAYNDSGNQVDVSA, from the coding sequence ATGCTTATCCTTTTAAGTGTATTGTTTTATATGCAAAAAAAGCATGTTTCTTTTTCAAAACGTGTGTTCACAGGTCTTGGATTAGGTATATTGTTTGGTCTCGTGCTTCAATATGGTTATGGTGCAGATTCTGAAGTAACTTCGACATCAACGGATTGGTTTAATCTTGTTGGAGCTGGATACGTAACCTTTCTAAAAATGATCGTTATGCCGCTTGTCTTTATTTCGATACTTTCAGCGTTCACTCGTTTAAATATGAAAGGAAATGTCGGAAAGTTAAGCGTGCTGATCATCGCATTACTTGTAGGTACTACTGCAGTAGCAGCCGTTGTGGGAATTGCAACGGCATCTGGATTCGGACTTGAAGCGGTACAAATCGACCAAGGTGATGCTGAAACAGCACGGGGTGAGCAGTTAGAAGGTACGTTTTCTCAGGTGAAAGACGTTACTTTGCCACAGCAAGTGCTGTCACTGCTGCCAGCAAATCCATTTTTAGACTTTACAGGTGCCAGAGCTACTTCAACAATCGCGGTCGTCATTTTTGCAGCTTTTATAGGTGTTGCTTATCTTGGTGTGAAGAGTAAGCAGGAAGAGCATGCTGAGACTTTTGCAAAAATTGTGGATGCTTTCTATTCCGTCATTATGCGTGTTGTGACGTTAGTTCTTCGCTTAACGCCATACGGAATTCTTGCCTTAATGACAAAAACGGTAGCTCTGAGTGATATGGATGCTATAGTAAAACTCGGTAAGTTCGTTGTTGCTTCGTATGTTGCCTTACTGATTATGTTTGCCATCCACTTGCTGCTGTTGATGTTGGCAGGTTTGAGTCCAGTAACATATATGAAAAAAGCTTTTCCGGTACTTTCGTTCTCTTTCACTTCACGAACGAGTGCAGGGGCGCTTCCTTTAAATATTCAAACGCAAAAAAGCATGGGTGTACCTGATGGAATTGCGAATTTTGCTGGATCATTCGGTTTATCAATCGGACAAAATGGATGCGCGGGAATATATCCTGCCATGCTCGCGGTAATGATCGCGCCGACAGTTGGCATTGATCCATTAACGCCATCCTTCTTATTAACACTGGTTCTGATTGTAGCTCTTAGCTCTTTTGGTGTAGCGGGGGTAGGAGGCGGAGCAACATTTGCTGCGATACTTGTATTGTCAGCGATGGATCTTCCAATAGCATTAGCAGGTTTGTTGATCTCGGTTGAACCGTTGATCGACATGGGACGTACGGCGCTGAATGTCAGCGGTGCAATGACAACAGGAATATTGACTAGTAAAATTAATAAACAGCTAGATTCGGAAGCGTACAATGATAGTGGAAACCAAGTGGATGTAAGTGCTTAA